GAGGTTTCGTCTCACGAAAGGAAGGGCCATGAAGAAAAAAAAGAAGCAACTCACCACCTCGGCGGGGATCCCCGTCGGAGACAACCAGAACTCGCTGACCGCCGGACCGCGCGGGCCGCTTCTGGTTCAGGACTGGCAGCTCTTCGAGAAGCACGCCCACTTCAATCGGGAACGGATCCCCGAGCGGGTGGTGCACGCGAAGGGCTCGGGCGCGTACGGCACCTTCACCGTCACCGGCGACATCACGAAATTCACCAAGGCCTCGCTCTTCTCCGAGATCGGGAAGAAGACGGAGTGCTTCGTTCGCTTCTCCACCGTCGCCGGAGAGCGGGGCGCCGCCGACGCCGAGCGGGACGTCCGGGGCTTCGCCATGAAGTTCTACACCGACGAGGGGAACTGGGACCTGGTGGGGAACAACACGCCGGTCTTCTTCGTCCGCGACCCTTACAAGTTTCCCGATTTCATTCGTACCCAAAAGAGAGATCCCAAAACCAATTTGCGGAGCGCGACCGCCATGTGGGACTTCTGGTCCCTCTCCCCGGAGAGCCTCCACCAGGTGACGATCCTCTTTTCCGACCGCGGCCTGCCGAAGAGTTACCGCCACATGAACGGCTACGGGAGCCACACCTACAGCCTCATCAACGCCGGGGGGGAGCGGTTCTGGGTCAAGTTTCATTTCAAGACGTTGCAGGGGATCCAGACCCTGACCGGCGAAGAAGCGGCGCGCATCGTCGGCGAGGACCGGGAGAGCCATCAACGGGACCTCTTCGAGGCGATCGAGAAGAAGGAATTCCCGAAATGGCGCCTCATGGTTCAGGTGATGCCGGAGATGGACGCGGAGAAGACTCCCTACAATCCCTTCGACCTGACGAAGGTTTGGCCCCACGGCGATTACCCGCTGATCGAGGTGGGCGTGATGGAGCTGAACAGGAACCCCGAGAACTACTTCGCCGACGTGGAGCAGTCCGCTTTCTCTCCGGGGAACGTGGTTCCCGGCATCGGGCACAGCCCGGACAAGATGCTTCAGTTCCGCGTCGTCTCCTACGCCGACGCGCACCGGTATCGTTTGGGCGTGAACTACGACAGCCTGCCGGTCAACAAGCCGCGCGTGGAAACGAACACCTATCACCGGGACGGCAAGATGCGCTTCGACGGCAACGGCGGCGGTTCGGTTCCCTATGAACCGAACAGCTTCGGCGGGCCGGTGGAGGACCACCGTTTCAAGGAGCCGCCGCTCCGGATCTCCGGCGACGCGGACCGTTACGACCACCGGGAGGGGAACGACGATTACACCCAGGCGGGTAATCTCTACCGGCTTCTTCCCGAGGACCAGAAGAAGCGTCTCCACGCCGCGATCGCCGGGGCGATGTGCTGCGTGCCGGAAGAGATCGTGGAGCGCCAGCTCGGGCACTTCGCGAAAGCCGATCCGGCCTACGCGAAAGGCGTTCGGGCGGCGATGAAGAAAAAGTAGGTTCGCGGTTCGCCGTCGAGGCGACTGGGGACGGCCGCCGGATCGCGCCGGCACCGAGCGGCCGTCCCTCTTTCCCGTAAGGAGGCCGCCATCACGCCATCCACTCCCCTGCATTACCTGACCCGATCCTCGCGATTCGGAGAATTCGCGATTCTCTGGATCGAGTGCGCGCGCCGTCCGGCCGTCCGAAGGATCCTTCTTCCGAGCGGGTTGGGACCGGCCGGAATCGAAGCCCTCTTTCCGGGGGCGCGGGCGGGCGACGATCCGGTCGTGGACGCGCTCGCGCGGGAGATCGAGGCGGCCATCGGTGGAGCGCCGATCCGCTTCGCCCTCTCCCGAGTCGATTTGGAATCGTGCGGTGCGTTTCAAAGGAGGGTGTTGGAGGCGGAGCACGCGATCCCGAGGGGATGGGTGGCGTCCTACGGAGGGATCGCGGCGCGCATCGGCGCGCCCCGCGCCGCCCGGGCCGTCGGGCGGGCTCTGGCGACCAATCCCTTTCCGGTCGTGGTCCCCTGCCACCGCGCCGTTCGGGGGGACGGCGGGCTCGGCGGTTTCCAGGGCGGCGTGGAGATGAAGCGCGCCCTCCTGGAGATGGAGGGGGTGGCGGTTTCACCGGAGGGACGGGTGATCCGCCCCCGGCTCTTCTACACCGGGAGCGGTGCGTCGAACGGTCCGCATGGAAACGCCGGGAAGAGAACCGGGAACCCATAGGGGATCCCGCGCGCGGAAAAGAGTGCGGGCGCGGGAAACGCGGGACGGGGAATGGGGGTGCGCGCGATGAATCGAGCCGGCCCCCACTCCCGGGTGACCACAAACTCCGAGGTACGATCGATGAGAAAGAACGCCGTTCTGAAGATCCTCAATCCGATTCTAGGGCTTCTTCTGCTCAATCAGCTTCTGACGGGGCTTTCGCGGGGCGGACTCCCCTCCGAAGCGTTCGAGACGCTTCACGAGGGGGGCGGTATCGCCCTGGCCGTCGTCGCCGTGCTGCACGTGTACATGAACCGGAACTGGATCCGGGCGCATTACTTTCGGAAAGGATTGGTCGTCAAACCGGACACGGGGCCGGAGTAGGGGAGGGAGGAAACATGGAGAGCATACGGATGCCCCTCGTCGCCGCGGTCCTTTGATTCGCGTCGATCTGCGCCGTGAGCGCGGTAGTTCATACTAAAATAAAACCAATTCGTATGCGAAACATGATTGTCGTCGCGGCGATCATGGCATCCTTGGCTTTCGCGTCTATGTACTTCGTCCTCCGCGCTTGGGTCGAAAGGACGTGAGCCCCGAGGGGAGGAACATGGCGAAACGCGTTTTGATCGTCTACGCCACGAAGCACGGGGCGACCGAGGAAATCGCCGAGCGCATCGCCGGAGTGCTGCGCGAGGCGGGTCTACCGGTCGATCTGTTTTCCGCGGTGCGCGCGGCCGACCCGGCCGGATACGACGCGGTGGTGCTCGGCGCATCGGTGTACATGGGGCGTTGGAGGAAAGAAGGGGCGGCATTCCTCAAGGAGAACGCGGCGGCGCTCGCCGGACGCCCCGTCTGGGTGTTCTCCAGCGGACCGACCGGGGAGGGGGATCCGAAGGAGCTTGTGAAGGGGCGGCTCTTCCCCGAGAAGCTGCGGCCCCTTCTCGACGGGATCGGACCGCGGGAGATCACCGTTTTCCTCGGCGCGATCGACGTGAAGAAACTGGGGCGGTTCGAGAGGTGGATCGTGCGGAATGTGAAGGCGCCCGTGGGTGATTTCCGGGATTGGGCCGCCGTCGACCGTTGGGCCGGGAGGATCGCGGAGGCGCTTCTTCGGAATCGGTCTTGACCGGGCTCACCCGCCGCGCGAGGCGCGGCGGTGTTCGGCCTGAGGGCGGTCACGGAGTTCCGCCGGCGCCTCGGTGTCCCCTTGTTCGGGCGGACCGATGACCCGGCGGACAGCGCGACGCACGCGGTAGGCGTCCTTTTAACGATCCTCTTCAAGAGGAAGATCCTCTCCCGCGTTTATGGGTCGATGAGAGCGTTTCCGGATCGAAGGGAACGAATCACGCATCCGAGGGAAAAGAACATGAGACGCTTCGTTTCCGTTCTCATTCTTCTGGCTCTCGTCCCGCCGCCGCGGGCCGGGGCGGATCCGGCTACGGAAAAGGACGTAACGGGAATCTGGAGAGGAATCATCCTCGCGAGGGACGTGGAAATCGATCTCTATTGGCGAGTCTACCGGGAGGGAGAAAGCGGCCTTCGCGCATACTACGACAGCCCCCTCTATGGGATCAAAGATGTGCCCGTCCCGGAAGTCCGGCTGGTGGGGGATCGGGTGGACATGGCGGTGGGGATGTTCCCCTCGTCTTTCTCCGGGAGGTGGA
This Candidatus Eisenbacteria bacterium DNA region includes the following protein-coding sequences:
- a CDS encoding flavodoxin domain-containing protein; its protein translation is MAKRVLIVYATKHGATEEIAERIAGVLREAGLPVDLFSAVRAADPAGYDAVVLGASVYMGRWRKEGAAFLKENAAALAGRPVWVFSSGPTGEGDPKELVKGRLFPEKLRPLLDGIGPREITVFLGAIDVKKLGRFERWIVRNVKAPVGDFRDWAAVDRWAGRIAEALLRNRS
- a CDS encoding catalase — encoded protein: MKKKKKQLTTSAGIPVGDNQNSLTAGPRGPLLVQDWQLFEKHAHFNRERIPERVVHAKGSGAYGTFTVTGDITKFTKASLFSEIGKKTECFVRFSTVAGERGAADAERDVRGFAMKFYTDEGNWDLVGNNTPVFFVRDPYKFPDFIRTQKRDPKTNLRSATAMWDFWSLSPESLHQVTILFSDRGLPKSYRHMNGYGSHTYSLINAGGERFWVKFHFKTLQGIQTLTGEEAARIVGEDRESHQRDLFEAIEKKEFPKWRLMVQVMPEMDAEKTPYNPFDLTKVWPHGDYPLIEVGVMELNRNPENYFADVEQSAFSPGNVVPGIGHSPDKMLQFRVVSYADAHRYRLGVNYDSLPVNKPRVETNTYHRDGKMRFDGNGGGSVPYEPNSFGGPVEDHRFKEPPLRISGDADRYDHREGNDDYTQAGNLYRLLPEDQKKRLHAAIAGAMCCVPEEIVERQLGHFAKADPAYAKGVRAAMKKK
- a CDS encoding methylated-DNA--[protein]-cysteine S-methyltransferase, with product MTPSTPLHYLTRSSRFGEFAILWIECARRPAVRRILLPSGLGPAGIEALFPGARAGDDPVVDALAREIEAAIGGAPIRFALSRVDLESCGAFQRRVLEAEHAIPRGWVASYGGIAARIGAPRAARAVGRALATNPFPVVVPCHRAVRGDGGLGGFQGGVEMKRALLEMEGVAVSPEGRVIRPRLFYTGSGASNGPHGNAGKRTGNP